The following proteins come from a genomic window of Maribacter sp. HTCC2170:
- a CDS encoding tetratricopeptide repeat protein: MKRIEKHKMNKYLLILLFIGSASIAQDKKEEKLKEKALNESTNLTWEGNKSLSEDNFVSAEVDYRRAIAKSEENNAAPYNLGNAYYNKETYSEAFGRFKQAGELANGKADKHKAYHNMGNVFMKQKQYEKAVEAYKEALRNNPKDEETRYNLALAKELLKKEQEEQEKNDENKDNQDQKDKQDQDQKNDGDNKEDNKDQDESDKKDEGDEGDKGEEKKEDNKEGDGDKKEEEKKQPEKGDQPQEQKQQPRPNQLSKQQIQNLLEAMQNEEKKVQEKIDAQKVKGAKVKNEKDW, translated from the coding sequence ATGAAAAGAATAGAGAAACATAAGATGAACAAGTATTTACTCATATTGTTATTTATAGGTTCTGCCTCTATTGCACAAGACAAGAAAGAGGAGAAGCTAAAAGAGAAGGCTCTCAATGAGTCGACTAACTTAACTTGGGAAGGAAACAAATCCTTGTCTGAAGATAATTTTGTTTCTGCTGAAGTAGATTACCGAAGAGCGATTGCCAAAAGTGAAGAGAACAATGCCGCACCCTATAATTTAGGAAATGCTTATTACAATAAGGAAACCTATAGCGAGGCCTTTGGACGTTTTAAACAAGCTGGTGAATTGGCCAATGGAAAAGCAGATAAACACAAGGCCTACCACAATATGGGCAATGTGTTCATGAAACAGAAGCAGTATGAAAAAGCGGTTGAAGCATACAAAGAGGCGTTGAGAAACAATCCGAAAGATGAAGAAACCCGCTATAATCTTGCTTTGGCCAAAGAGCTTTTAAAAAAGGAACAAGAAGAGCAAGAGAAAAACGACGAAAACAAGGATAATCAGGACCAGAAAGACAAACAAGACCAAGATCAAAAGAACGACGGGGATAACAAAGAGGATAACAAGGATCAGGACGAAAGCGACAAAAAAGACGAGGGCGACGAAGGGGATAAAGGCGAAGAAAAGAAAGAGGACAATAAAGAAGGTGATGGTGATAAAAAGGAGGAAGAAAAAAAACAGCCTGAAAAAGGAGATCAACCTCAGGAACAAAAGCAGCAGCCAAGACCCAATCAATTGTCCAAGCAACAGATTCAAAATCTGTTAGAGGCCATGCAGAACGAGGAGAAAAAAGTACAGGAAAAAATAGATGCCCAAAAGGTCAAAGGTGCCAAGGTCAAAAATGAAAAGGATTGGTAA
- a CDS encoding VWA domain-containing protein yields MIQFDEKIYFYVLAIIPVMVVLFILLQIWKKRTQKKFADIALFKRLTPNRSSFKSTLKLLFFLLGITLLTLGLVNPKIGTKLETVKREGVDIVFAVDVSKSMLAEDIAPNRLEKAKRLVSEIINQLASDRIGIIAYAGQAFPQLPITTDYGAAKMFLQNMNTNMLTSQGTAINEAIELATTYYDDEEQTNRVLFIISDGEDHSEGTTLKAVDDAIEEGIQIFTIGVGKSKGAPIPIKRNGVVESLKKDRQGEVVITKLNETILQDIASEGEGEYIDGSNTSDAVEQIKEILLQMDKTEFEAKQFAEYKDQFQWFLGGGLLFLFLDVFILDKKTKWLKKLNLFNEKNRET; encoded by the coding sequence ATGATTCAGTTCGACGAAAAAATATATTTCTATGTGCTTGCCATCATTCCGGTAATGGTAGTGCTGTTCATTTTGCTCCAAATCTGGAAAAAACGCACACAGAAAAAATTCGCCGATATAGCATTGTTTAAAAGATTAACACCCAATAGGTCTAGTTTTAAGTCCACCTTAAAATTATTGTTCTTTCTTTTGGGTATTACTTTATTGACTCTGGGGTTGGTCAACCCCAAGATTGGGACAAAATTGGAAACTGTAAAAAGAGAAGGTGTTGACATTGTTTTTGCGGTAGATGTTTCTAAAAGTATGCTGGCTGAGGATATTGCGCCAAATCGTCTGGAAAAGGCTAAACGTCTGGTTTCAGAAATTATCAACCAATTGGCAAGTGATCGTATTGGAATAATTGCCTATGCTGGGCAAGCATTCCCACAGTTGCCAATCACCACTGATTATGGTGCTGCAAAGATGTTCCTCCAAAATATGAACACCAATATGTTGACCTCCCAAGGCACGGCTATCAACGAAGCCATTGAATTGGCGACCACATATTACGATGACGAGGAACAGACCAATCGTGTTTTGTTTATTATTTCAGATGGCGAAGACCATTCAGAGGGAACAACCTTGAAAGCGGTAGATGATGCTATCGAAGAAGGTATTCAAATCTTTACAATCGGAGTGGGAAAAAGTAAAGGAGCACCCATCCCCATTAAAAGAAACGGTGTTGTAGAAAGTTTGAAAAAAGACAGACAGGGGGAGGTAGTGATCACAAAATTGAATGAAACCATTTTACAAGATATCGCAAGCGAAGGGGAAGGGGAATATATAGATGGTTCCAATACCTCAGATGCAGTAGAACAGATAAAGGAGATTCTTCTTCAAATGGACAAGACCGAGTTTGAAGCCAAGCAATTCGCAGAATATAAAGATCAGTTTCAATGGTTTTTAGGAGGAGGGCTTTTATTTTTATTTTTGGATGTTTTTATTCTTGATAAAAAGACCAAATGGCTTAAAAAGTTGAACCTTTTCAATGAAAAGAATAGAGAAACATAA
- a CDS encoding vWA domain-containing protein translates to MIENISFANPEFLWLLLLLPLAILWYVLKRREQTASLKISSLKGFSKSSILPKIKPLLFVFRILALASIIVAMARPQTEDISTRTKTTKGIDIVMAIDVSSSMLARDLKPNRLSALKEVAADFIRQRPNDRIGLVAYAGEAFTKTPITSDKSIVLNSLREITYGQLNDGTAIGMGLATSVNRLKESKAISKIIILLTDGVNNSGFIEPQTAADLAVEYGIKSYTIGLGTNGNALSPIAYNADGSYRYGMRQVEIDEKLLEGIAETTGGKYFRATDNEKLEAIYDEINKLEKTEVEEFKYYKYEEKFRPWIFLAGALLLLEWLFRNTLFRSFI, encoded by the coding sequence ATGATAGAGAATATATCATTCGCGAATCCGGAGTTCCTTTGGTTGCTATTGCTGCTTCCACTGGCCATTCTGTGGTATGTTCTAAAACGACGTGAGCAAACAGCTTCTCTTAAAATTTCGAGTTTGAAAGGTTTTTCAAAATCGAGCATCCTTCCAAAAATAAAACCATTGTTATTCGTGTTTCGAATATTGGCTTTGGCATCTATAATTGTCGCAATGGCACGACCACAGACCGAGGATATTTCAACTAGGACAAAAACAACTAAGGGTATAGATATTGTAATGGCCATTGATGTTTCTTCGAGCATGTTGGCAAGAGATTTAAAACCTAATCGTTTATCAGCATTAAAGGAAGTTGCGGCTGATTTTATTCGTCAAAGACCTAATGATAGAATAGGCCTTGTTGCTTATGCAGGGGAAGCCTTTACTAAAACTCCGATTACCAGTGATAAATCAATTGTATTGAATTCACTTCGTGAAATCACCTATGGGCAATTGAATGATGGTACCGCTATTGGAATGGGTTTGGCGACTTCAGTAAACCGTCTTAAAGAAAGTAAGGCAATAAGTAAAATTATCATCTTGCTTACAGATGGTGTAAACAACTCCGGTTTTATCGAGCCACAAACGGCTGCCGATCTTGCCGTTGAGTATGGCATAAAATCATACACTATTGGTCTTGGAACCAACGGAAATGCCCTTTCGCCAATAGCGTATAATGCAGATGGTTCTTATAGATATGGAATGCGCCAGGTAGAAATCGATGAAAAATTATTAGAAGGAATAGCTGAGACCACAGGTGGCAAATACTTTAGGGCAACCGACAATGAAAAACTGGAAGCCATTTACGATGAAATCAACAAATTGGAAAAAACAGAAGTAGAGGAATTCAAATATTACAAATACGAGGAGAAGTTTAGGCCATGGATTTTTTTGGCAGGGGCTCTACTTCTATTGGAGTGGTTGTTCCGTAATACATTGTTCCGAAGTTTTATTTAA
- a CDS encoding DUF58 domain-containing protein: MDTKELLKKVRKIEIKTRRLSDHIFGGEYHSTFKGRGMTFSEVRQYQFGDDVRSIDWNVTARYNEPYVKVFEEERELTMMLMVDVSGSELFGTTNQFKKGVITEISATLAFSALQNNDKVGLILFSDEVELFIPPKKGKTHVLRIIRELLEFKPKSNKTDIAEALKYLTNVMKKKAIVFVLSDFIAEDYERTLKITGNKHDVTGIRVYDEREEHIPNLGMVQMQDAETGAFQLINTQSKRVRNAYGQHHRDRVKYFQETFTKSGCGVLSCRVDESYVKKLLGYFKRRG, from the coding sequence ATGGATACCAAAGAATTACTAAAGAAAGTTCGTAAGATCGAGATTAAGACACGGCGTCTTTCCGATCATATTTTTGGAGGGGAATACCATTCCACCTTCAAAGGTCGCGGAATGACTTTTAGTGAAGTCCGGCAGTATCAATTTGGTGATGATGTACGTAGTATAGACTGGAATGTTACTGCGAGATATAATGAACCTTATGTAAAAGTCTTTGAGGAAGAACGGGAACTCACCATGATGTTGATGGTTGATGTGAGTGGGTCCGAACTTTTCGGAACAACCAATCAATTCAAAAAAGGAGTTATCACTGAAATTTCAGCCACCTTGGCGTTTTCTGCTTTGCAGAATAATGATAAAGTGGGGCTAATTCTGTTTTCCGATGAGGTAGAGCTTTTTATTCCACCCAAAAAGGGAAAGACGCATGTTCTAAGAATCATTAGGGAATTACTTGAATTTAAGCCAAAAAGCAACAAAACAGATATTGCCGAGGCCTTAAAATATTTGACCAATGTAATGAAGAAGAAGGCCATCGTATTTGTGCTTTCAGATTTCATTGCTGAGGATTATGAACGAACCTTAAAAATTACCGGCAACAAACATGATGTTACCGGAATAAGGGTTTATGATGAGCGTGAAGAACACATTCCAAATTTGGGCATGGTACAAATGCAAGATGCTGAAACGGGTGCCTTTCAATTGATAAACACCCAATCAAAAAGGGTGCGTAATGCTTATGGGCAACATCATCGCGATAGGGTAAAGTATTTTCAGGAGACCTTTACCAAATCAGGTTGTGGGGTTTTGAGCTGTAGAGTTGATGAGAGTTATGTGAAGAAGCTATTAGGCTATTTTAAAAGAAGAGGATAA
- a CDS encoding AAA family ATPase, whose translation MEENTTVDISAVNEKIAKESAFIDLLMLEMNKVIVGQKHMVERLLIGLLGQGHILLEGVPGLAKTLAITTLAKAVKGSFSRIQFTPDLLPADVVGTLIYNMKENDFSIKKGPIFANFVLADEINRAPAKVQSALLEAMQEKQVTIGDETFILDKPFLVMATQNPVEQEGTYPLPEAQVDRFMLKTVIDYPKMNEEQLIMRQNLLGKYDEVKPVITTKQILSAQKAVREVYMDEKIEKYILDIVFATRYPEKYNLENLKPLISFGASPRGSINLGNAAKCYAFIKRRGYVVPEDVRAVVHDVLRHRIGITYEAEAENITSEEIINKIVNEVEVP comes from the coding sequence ATGGAAGAAAATACTACTGTAGACATTAGCGCAGTGAACGAGAAAATTGCCAAGGAAAGTGCTTTTATAGACTTGCTAATGTTGGAAATGAATAAGGTAATCGTAGGCCAAAAACATATGGTCGAAAGATTGCTCATTGGTCTTTTAGGACAAGGTCATATTTTATTGGAAGGTGTTCCTGGACTTGCAAAAACCCTCGCCATAACTACCTTGGCAAAAGCCGTTAAAGGAAGTTTTAGCAGAATACAGTTTACGCCCGATCTTTTGCCTGCAGATGTTGTGGGTACATTGATCTACAACATGAAAGAAAATGATTTTTCGATTAAGAAAGGGCCAATCTTCGCCAACTTTGTGTTGGCAGATGAAATAAATAGGGCACCGGCAAAGGTACAATCAGCACTATTGGAAGCAATGCAAGAAAAGCAAGTAACCATTGGTGACGAGACTTTTATCCTGGATAAACCATTCTTGGTTATGGCTACCCAAAACCCAGTAGAACAGGAAGGTACCTATCCACTACCTGAGGCACAGGTTGACCGTTTTATGTTGAAAACAGTTATTGACTATCCTAAAATGAATGAGGAGCAATTGATTATGCGCCAGAATCTTTTAGGTAAATACGATGAAGTAAAACCGGTCATTACTACCAAGCAGATCCTAAGTGCCCAAAAGGCAGTTAGAGAGGTCTACATGGATGAGAAAATAGAAAAATACATTTTGGATATTGTCTTTGCGACCCGTTATCCAGAAAAATATAACCTAGAAAACCTAAAACCCTTAATTAGCTTTGGAGCTTCACCACGTGGTAGTATTAATCTAGGAAATGCTGCTAAATGTTATGCTTTTATCAAACGAAGGGGGTATGTTGTCCCAGAGGATGTAAGGGCTGTAGTGCATGATGTGCTCAGGCACAGAATAGGCATTACCTATGAAGCCGAAGCTGAGAACATTACTTCTGAGGAAATCATCAACAAAATTGTTAATGAGGTTGAGGTGCCTTAA
- a CDS encoding aldo/keto reductase family oxidoreductase has translation MANITKFSKIIAGTMTWGRWGKQLKKKEIIGLMQHCFELGITTFDHADIYGGYTTEEDFGNAFPNTKIKREDIQLISKCSIQLMSDNRKSTVNHYNYTKEHIIWSTENSLKNLKTDYLDLLLLHRPSPLMDPDVIKEAVEELLKAGKILEIGVSNYTPSQMAMLESRLPMAANQIEFSLTANSVMYDGSLDDIVANNRLAMSWSPLGSYFRENTPKTQRIRRELAPMMDKYNATEDQLLLAWIMKHPAKVLPVVGTTTKNRLTDALKASDIQMDLEDWFILLEASLGHSVP, from the coding sequence ATGGCAAACATAACAAAATTTTCAAAAATTATTGCTGGAACCATGACTTGGGGCAGATGGGGAAAACAGCTTAAAAAAAAGGAAATAATCGGCTTAATGCAGCACTGTTTCGAGTTGGGAATCACCACTTTTGACCATGCCGATATTTATGGTGGATACACTACTGAGGAGGACTTCGGAAATGCATTCCCAAATACTAAAATCAAAAGAGAAGATATTCAGCTGATCTCTAAATGCAGTATTCAATTAATGTCTGATAATCGGAAAAGCACTGTTAACCACTACAATTATACTAAGGAGCATATTATTTGGTCTACAGAAAATTCACTTAAAAACTTGAAGACTGATTATTTAGATTTGTTATTGTTACACAGACCCAGCCCGTTAATGGATCCTGATGTTATTAAAGAAGCCGTTGAAGAACTTTTGAAAGCGGGAAAGATATTAGAGATCGGAGTATCTAATTACACACCTTCCCAAATGGCCATGCTTGAGTCCAGATTGCCAATGGCAGCTAACCAAATAGAGTTTTCTTTAACAGCTAATTCTGTGATGTATGATGGTTCTTTGGATGATATTGTGGCAAACAATAGATTGGCCATGTCATGGAGTCCGTTAGGGAGTTATTTTAGGGAAAACACACCAAAAACACAACGTATTCGGAGAGAATTGGCACCCATGATGGATAAATACAATGCAACCGAAGACCAACTTTTATTGGCCTGGATTATGAAGCATCCCGCAAAAGTACTTCCGGTGGTTGGCACCACAACTAAAAATCGTTTGACAGATGCCCTTAAGGCAAGTGACATACAAATGGACTTGGAAGATTGGTTCATTTTATTGGAGGCCAGTCTTGGTCATTCGGTACCATAA
- a CDS encoding SDR family NAD(P)-dependent oxidoreductase: protein MNKIALITGATSGIGRATAQLFAENNFNIVLCGRRQERLDALEKELEKLTRVHTLNFDVRNKADVTSKINALPKDFCNIDILVNNAGNAHGLDSIEEGSLDDWDAMIDINVKGLLYVSKAVLPTMVAEKAGHIINIGSTAGKEVYPKGNVYCASKHAVDAINQGMRIDLNQYGIRVGAVNPGLVETEFSQVRFKGDDNKADVVYKGFQPLKPEDIADIILFVVTRPYHVNIADLVVMPTAQASSTIVKKEL from the coding sequence ATGAATAAAATAGCTTTAATAACTGGGGCGACAAGTGGCATTGGTCGCGCAACAGCTCAACTTTTTGCAGAGAACAATTTCAATATAGTCCTTTGTGGAAGGCGTCAAGAAAGATTGGACGCATTAGAAAAAGAACTGGAAAAATTAACCCGAGTGCATACCTTGAATTTTGATGTTCGCAACAAGGCAGATGTCACAAGTAAAATTAACGCATTGCCCAAGGATTTTTGCAATATTGACATTTTGGTAAATAATGCGGGGAATGCCCATGGATTGGATTCCATTGAAGAAGGAAGCCTAGACGATTGGGATGCCATGATCGATATTAATGTGAAAGGGTTACTTTATGTCTCGAAAGCTGTATTGCCAACTATGGTTGCTGAAAAGGCTGGTCATATCATAAATATAGGATCGACAGCCGGGAAAGAAGTGTACCCCAAAGGAAATGTGTATTGTGCAAGTAAACATGCGGTTGATGCTATCAATCAAGGCATGCGTATCGATTTGAATCAATATGGAATTCGAGTGGGGGCGGTAAACCCTGGATTGGTTGAGACCGAATTCAGTCAGGTACGTTTTAAAGGTGATGATAATAAGGCCGATGTTGTCTATAAAGGATTCCAACCCTTAAAACCAGAAGATATTGCCGATATCATTCTTTTTGTTGTGACTCGACCATATCATGTGAACATTGCAGATCTAGTAGTTATGCCAACAGCGCAAGCAAGTAGTACGATTGTGAAGAAAGAACTATGA
- a CDS encoding ATP-binding protein, protein MINKRLLVKNLLAHNDENSFYDKKRFIAIGHKEGKAKFLKHVCALANSNPKNNSFIVVGVEDEDNKIVGVDFFDDSKIQNLVNAYLDNPPLIAYENIPFPHLEEGRVVGLVTIKSNGRVCALRKNIWKYYGGSVFFREGSISLPKAYDIELKDINSEAVSTIELHARNNIELTLDGVIDFINNRHKDLESNYKVFKEQFVVCWAGNTKKVKEEVYFSRVDIELINEQVKLFYSTLDEVSIHYDDTTFSTIEYVRLGLGNKLNYYPLEKVAITFEDNGTYQIQSELVFNPPQYEKKTLHHILNANNTLLQKLEKNIALSRVEKGDLRLLPATYLICYLNGFEEAKEQMEKARPLLKKNNQEVYKSLKESLRILRKVKYN, encoded by the coding sequence ATGATCAACAAACGCCTTCTCGTAAAAAACCTTCTCGCACATAACGACGAGAATAGTTTCTACGACAAAAAGCGTTTTATTGCCATTGGTCACAAAGAAGGAAAAGCCAAGTTTTTAAAACATGTTTGTGCTCTTGCCAATAGCAATCCAAAAAACAATTCATTTATCGTCGTCGGGGTGGAAGATGAAGACAATAAGATTGTTGGGGTCGATTTTTTTGATGATAGTAAGATCCAAAACTTGGTAAATGCCTATCTAGATAATCCACCGTTGATTGCTTATGAGAATATTCCGTTTCCGCATTTAGAGGAAGGTAGGGTCGTTGGCTTGGTTACCATAAAATCGAACGGACGGGTATGTGCTCTTCGAAAAAATATTTGGAAGTACTACGGCGGTTCGGTCTTTTTTAGAGAAGGTAGTATCAGCTTGCCCAAGGCCTATGATATAGAGTTGAAAGACATTAATTCCGAGGCTGTTTCCACCATTGAACTGCACGCCCGTAACAATATTGAACTTACCCTCGATGGTGTTATTGACTTTATAAATAATCGACATAAGGACCTTGAAAGTAACTACAAGGTTTTTAAAGAACAGTTTGTGGTCTGTTGGGCGGGGAACACTAAAAAAGTAAAAGAGGAAGTATATTTTTCCAGGGTAGATATTGAGCTGATCAACGAACAGGTAAAACTGTTCTATTCTACCTTGGATGAGGTGTCTATTCATTATGATGACACCACCTTTAGCACCATCGAATATGTTCGTTTAGGTTTGGGAAATAAACTCAATTATTACCCCTTGGAAAAGGTGGCGATTACCTTTGAAGATAATGGCACGTACCAAATTCAGAGTGAGCTTGTTTTTAATCCTCCCCAATATGAAAAAAAGACCCTCCATCACATTCTCAATGCTAATAATACCTTACTTCAAAAACTGGAGAAAAATATCGCCTTGAGTCGAGTAGAAAAAGGAGATTTAAGACTATTACCTGCCACCTACCTTATCTGTTATTTAAACGGATTTGAAGAGGCCAAGGAACAAATGGAAAAGGCAAGACCACTTTTAAAAAAGAATAATCAAGAAGTGTATAAATCGCTAAAAGAGTCGTTGCGCATCTTAAGAAAGGTGAAGTATAATTGA
- a CDS encoding RNA polymerase sigma factor, giving the protein MNETLETTFLKTLEQNQQKLFRICSVYGKDTEDTKDLFQEVLIHIWKSMPSFKGNSSMGTWMFRITLNVCLRLKTKEIKRKKKMLRMNSQAIHFHKTEIATEDDQERHGQLLQLRKCIKQLNEADKAVITLYLEQLPYKEISKVTGLTENNIAVKIKRIKKKLLNCLRPIS; this is encoded by the coding sequence ATGAACGAAACACTTGAAACCACCTTTCTGAAGACCTTGGAGCAAAACCAGCAGAAACTCTTCAGGATTTGCTCTGTTTATGGCAAAGATACTGAAGACACCAAAGACCTTTTTCAAGAAGTTTTGATTCATATCTGGAAATCAATGCCTTCTTTCAAAGGGAATTCCTCGATGGGTACATGGATGTTCCGGATTACCTTGAACGTTTGTCTTCGATTAAAAACAAAGGAAATAAAGAGGAAAAAGAAGATGTTACGAATGAACAGTCAAGCCATTCACTTTCACAAAACTGAAATCGCTACGGAAGATGATCAAGAAAGGCATGGTCAACTTTTACAATTACGAAAATGCATCAAACAACTCAACGAAGCCGATAAAGCAGTCATCACACTTTATTTGGAGCAACTGCCTTATAAAGAGATATCCAAAGTTACCGGCTTGACGGAAAATAATATTGCTGTAAAAATAAAGCGCATCAAAAAGAAATTGTTGAACTGTTTAAGACCTATATCATGA
- a CDS encoding sulfurtransferase, with protein MNNFLVNVEWLNTHLKEPNMVVLDASQPSSPSEPISIPGARVFDLKNTFSDTSSEYPNTFPLVEQFERESRRLGINKKSKVVVYDNRGIYFSPRVWWMFKVMGHENVAVLDGGLPEWEQQGFKTETRKTIKYAIGDFTASLQPNVLKNFDFVLKNIDQEESLVVDARSAGRFNGTAPEPRKGLRSGSIPKSMNIPYETLLENGKFKNKEGLLEIFGKKELGDQPLVFSCGSGVTACIVLLATELAGLNNEKGVFDGSWTEWAQRTDS; from the coding sequence ATGAACAACTTTTTAGTCAATGTCGAATGGTTAAATACTCATCTTAAAGAGCCCAACATGGTAGTTCTTGATGCAAGTCAACCCAGTAGTCCTTCAGAACCAATAAGCATTCCTGGCGCTCGCGTCTTTGACCTAAAAAACACTTTTAGCGATACAAGTTCTGAATACCCAAATACCTTTCCTTTAGTTGAACAATTTGAACGGGAAAGTAGAAGATTGGGTATAAACAAGAAAAGTAAGGTCGTGGTGTATGACAATCGTGGCATCTATTTTAGTCCTAGGGTCTGGTGGATGTTTAAAGTTATGGGGCATGAGAATGTAGCCGTTTTGGATGGTGGTTTGCCAGAATGGGAACAACAAGGATTTAAAACTGAAACTAGAAAAACCATCAAATATGCAATCGGTGATTTCACTGCTTCATTGCAGCCTAATGTGTTGAAGAACTTTGATTTTGTTTTAAAGAATATAGATCAAGAAGAAAGTTTGGTTGTAGATGCGCGCTCCGCTGGTCGTTTTAATGGAACAGCTCCAGAACCTAGAAAGGGTTTACGAAGTGGGAGTATTCCAAAATCCATGAACATACCTTACGAGACCTTACTCGAAAATGGCAAATTCAAAAACAAAGAGGGACTTCTAGAAATCTTTGGCAAGAAAGAGTTGGGTGATCAACCTTTGGTCTTTAGTTGTGGGTCTGGTGTTACGGCCTGTATTGTTTTATTGGCTACGGAACTGGCCGGACTTAACAATGAAAAAGGAGTTTTTGACGGTTCTTGGACCGAATGGGCGCAAAGAACTGATTCATAA
- a CDS encoding carbohydrate kinase family protein, giving the protein MKKVYCIGELLIDFVAEKQGNDLSKADVFTKKAGGAPANVACAIAKLGGLSKFIGAVGDDQFGSFLLNVLDENHVDITLTQRCKSFTTIAFVSIAEDGERDFVFSRGADKELKYDSSLKTSFKENMVHFGAATALLGGDLESAYSRYFFDALTQNAFISFDPNFRGDLWKGEEAVFIKKCMPFVQKAHLCKFSLEEAQLLSGKTNLEECCAVLHEIGTAVIAITLGGEGTLLSTENSKHTIPSISVNPVDTTGAGDAFIGCLLYQISTIHNPMDILKDMDLLIEMVKKANAAGAITTTNFGAIPSLPTHDAIFGN; this is encoded by the coding sequence ATGAAGAAGGTGTATTGTATTGGGGAATTACTCATCGATTTTGTTGCTGAAAAGCAGGGCAATGATCTTTCCAAAGCAGATGTATTTACTAAAAAAGCTGGCGGAGCACCAGCCAATGTGGCTTGTGCAATAGCCAAATTGGGTGGTTTAAGTAAATTCATTGGTGCCGTTGGTGATGATCAATTTGGTTCTTTTTTATTGAATGTGTTGGATGAAAACCATGTGGACATAACCCTTACCCAACGTTGTAAAAGTTTTACTACCATAGCCTTTGTCTCTATCGCCGAAGACGGTGAACGTGATTTTGTCTTTAGTCGTGGTGCTGATAAGGAATTAAAGTACGACTCTAGCCTAAAAACAAGTTTTAAAGAAAATATGGTTCATTTTGGGGCTGCAACTGCCCTATTGGGTGGCGACCTGGAATCTGCATATAGCCGTTACTTTTTTGATGCCCTAACACAAAATGCTTTTATAAGTTTTGATCCTAATTTTAGGGGGGACCTTTGGAAAGGCGAAGAAGCAGTCTTTATAAAAAAATGTATGCCCTTTGTTCAAAAAGCGCATTTGTGCAAATTTAGTCTTGAGGAGGCACAATTGCTTTCAGGAAAGACCAATTTAGAGGAATGTTGTGCCGTTTTACACGAAATTGGTACTGCAGTGATTGCTATTACGTTGGGTGGCGAAGGTACACTGTTGAGTACAGAGAATTCAAAACATACCATTCCGAGCATTAGCGTTAACCCGGTGGATACTACCGGTGCTGGAGATGCCTTTATTGGTTGCCTGCTTTATCAAATATCTACCATTCACAATCCTATGGATATATTAAAGGATATGGATTTATTGATTGAAATGGTTAAAAAAGCAAATGCCGCCGGTGCCATCACTACCACAAATTTTGGGGCCATACCTTCTTTACCAACCCATGATGCTATTTTCGGAAATTAA